Proteins encoded within one genomic window of Argiope bruennichi chromosome 7, qqArgBrue1.1, whole genome shotgun sequence:
- the LOC129976706 gene encoding fatty-acid amide hydrolase 2-like, translated as MSLKLKLNFAEINYSKNMEFLKTLILNIVLFFLRKVRDAVDYFSEIVFGWIYQGKHVKLPRIKDQCLLEPAHIVAAKIRRRQLTSSEVIKAYIHRIKEVQPIVNAIVDDRFSEAILEAQAIDEFLKGTLKTEAELAEETPFLGVPVTIKEAIAVKGCLFTVGLPARKGVRAEIDSDAATRLKKAGAIPIAVTITPELCFWWESYNTLYGRCCNPYDTTRTAGGSSGGEGCILGCAGSVIGVGNDIGGSIRIPACFNGVFGHKPSRGVVSNYGQYPPAGPSLQKYLIAGPMCRYASDLLPMMKVLSDQKFLKLDSKVNFSDLKIFFMENEGGNPFVSAVHPEILEAQSRLMQYFKETYGIEPVKVKIPHVVHSFEIWSKIITASGMNPSYEMTGRAGEPDLAWEILKWCIPGCSDHVLPVLVSAVFNKIWAPENEKDAMKYFKMMYAMEEYFKDLLGKNGIFIYPTSPDLPPYHGQPLLKPFSVSYTAIFNLLGLPVSQCPLGLSSNGLPIGLQIVGNHYCDHITIAVAEEIEKVFGGWICP; from the exons atgtcattaaaacttaaattaaactttgctgaaataaattattccaaaaatatggaattcctaaaaacattaattttgaatatagtgTTGTTTTTCCTAAGAAAAGTTCGTGATGCAGTCGATTATTTTTCGGAAATCGTGTTTGGCTGGATTTACCAAGGAAAACATGTAAAATTACCTCGTATTAAAGATCAGTGTTTATTGGAACCAGCACATATTGTAGCAGCTAAAATACGGCGTAGACaa CTTACAAGTAGTGAAGTAATAAAAGCTTACATTCATCGCATCAAGGAAGTTCAACCAATAGTAAATGCCATAGTAGATGACAGATTTTCAGAAGCTATTTTAGAAGCTCAAGCCATTGATGAGTTCTTGAAAGGCACTTTGAAAACAGAAGCAGAACTAGCTGAAGAAACACCATTTCTTGGTGTACCTGTGACAATTAAAGAAGCAATAGCTGTAAAag GTTGTTTATTCACTGTTGGACTACCTGCAAGGAAAGGCGTAAGGGCTGAAATAGATTCTGATGCTGCTACACGATTAAAGAAAGCTGGGGCCATACCAATTGCTGTTACCATTACGCCAGAACTCTGCTTTTGGTGGGAATCATATAATACACTTTATGGTAGATGCTGTAATCCATATGATACTACCAGAACAGCTGGAGGAAGCAGTG gaGGTGAAGGCTGCATTCTTGGATGTGCAGGTTCTGTGATTGGTGTTGGCAATGATATTGGAGGAAGTATTCGTATTCCTGCTTGTTTTAATGGAGTGTTTGGACATAAACCAAGCAGAG gtgTAGTTAGCAATTATGGACAGTATCCTCCTGCTGGACCatctcttcaaaaatatttaatagctggACCTATGTGCAGATATGCTTCAGATCTATTACCAATGATGAAAGTTTTAAgtgatcaaaaatttttaaagttggaCAGTAaa gtaAATTTTAGcgatttgaaaatcttttttatggaAAATGAAGGTGGCAATCCATTTGTATCTGCTGTCCATCCAGAAATACTGGAAGCTCAATCAAGA ttgatgcaatatttcaaagaaacctATGGTATAGAACCAGTGAAGGTAAAGATTCCCCATGTAGTACACAGTTTTGAAATCTGGTCCAAAATTATTACTGCATCTGGTATGAATCCATCCTATGAAATGACTGGCCGTGCAGGTGAACCTGATCTTGCATGGGAAATTCTTAAATGGTGTATTCCTGGTTGCTCAGATCACGTTCTTCCTGTTCTGGTTTCTGCTGTCTTTAATAAGATCTGGGCACCTGAAAATGAGAAAgatgcaatgaaatatttcaagatgATGTATGCTATGGAAGAATATTTTAAGGATCTTCTTGGAAAGAATGGAATATTTATATATCCTACAAGTCCAGATTTACCTCCATACCATGGACAACCTTTATTAAAACCCTTCAGTGTTTCTTATACTGCAATTTTCAATCTTTTGGGACTACCAGTTAGCCAGTGTCCACTTGGCTTAAGTAGTAATGGTCTGCCCATTGGTCTTCAAATTGTTGGAAATCATTACTGTGATCATATCACCATTGCCGTGGctgaagaaattgaaaaagtgTTTGGTGGTTGGATCTGCCCTTAA